In Temnothorax longispinosus isolate EJ_2023e chromosome 2, Tlon_JGU_v1, whole genome shotgun sequence, one DNA window encodes the following:
- the LOC139825324 gene encoding uncharacterized protein: MCTCNPDTNREEYHTALSEFETTPEDLRTSTRYYEDEFSPEYISTPKRTIQQDYQRPIPRTRLRTTPRRLDLTTGVAIVPRRIDFDAASDVEDTEEDMGELARETLERLRSAAQRPTPISESTVAPETYRLRRTRATQYPGDYGRQYPRMVRVTPCGKCLREFYSRKLRKGIQ; the protein is encoded by the exons ATGTGTACTTGCAATCCAGATACTAATAGAGAAGAATATCACACTGCACTTTCCGAGTTTGAGAC AACTCCAGAAGATCTCCGTACATCGACAAGATATTATGAGGATGAATTTAGTCCAGAATATATCTCGACTCCAAAAAGAACTATACAACAAGATTATCAACGTCCTATTCCTCGAACCCGTTTAAGAACTACTCCACGTAGACTAGATCTTACAACTGGAGTGGCCATTGTTCCACGGCGAATCGAtt TCGATGCAGCATCAGATGTCGAGGACACTGAGGAAGATATGGGCG aGCTAGCAAGAGAAACATTAGAACGCTTGAGAAGTGCGGCACAACGTCCGACCCCTATCTCCGAATCGACTGTTGCTCCTGAAACGTATAGATTGAGACGTACAAGAGCGACACAATATCCAGGGGACTACGGAAGACAATACCCTAGAATGGTTAGGGTTACACCTTGCGGGAAATGCTTAaga GAATTCTATTCCCGGAAACTCCGGAAAGGAATTCAATGA
- the LOC139808363 gene encoding protein DPCD, which translates to MTSKSWLKIIQDARKTAVIEDGKRKVHFLLEDGKEMVEEYNTDTNVVVRRAWKEKNNFGTNVGWTVEVGDPELKQSNIEIYGIEESSNAPFITRRITKTSLEWRIRNLPYPESVYSITAEQDGTMTVRTSNKKYFKKLKIPDLERIGLKPEQQRISFRHQYNTLIITYKKPPQLLDVEKKVLNTVLELNTESKDVQCPTS; encoded by the exons ATGACGTCTAAATCGTGGTTGAAGATTATTCAAGATGCTAGGAAAACTGCTGTTATCGAGGATG GAAAGAGGAAAGTTCATTTTTTATTGGAAGATGGAAAGGAAATGGTAGAAGAATATAACACAGATACAAATGTAGTGGTACGACGGgcatggaaagagaaaaataattttggtacAAACGTTGGATGGACGGTGGAAGTTGGAGACCCTGAACTTAAACAGAGTAATATAGAGATATATGGAATAGAAGAAAGTTCAAATGCT CCGTTTATTACAAGAAGAATTACAAAAACGTCTCTGGAATGGCGAATCAGAAATCTGCCATATCCTGAAAGTGTGTATTCCATTACTGCAGAACAGGATGGCACTATGACCGTACGTACaagcaacaaaaaatatttcaaaaagctAAAGATCCCAGATCTGGAGAGGATCGGATTGAAGCCGGAACAGCAAAGGATATCATTTCGGCATCAGTacaatactttaattataacg tATAAAAAGCCTCCTCAACTTCTCGACGTGGAGAAAAAGGTATTAAACACAGTTTTGGAACTGAACACAGAGTCTAAGGATGTGCAGTGTCCAACCAGTTAA